gtgtctaccgcctgtttagatacaaaaacatgatcacatttgtcaatcgtggcattttattgtgaaaaactggttatattttgaaaagaaaccggattttctcatgtatcttgatgcaacttggggcgcgtaacacaagcaactttcaggtgcgaagcgcccagctccagcaagatcatcaaactttgaagtaacgcgccgcgatttacacgaagtaactataacggcgttacagcgaggatgaaagtaattagttagattactaaattacttgatttataacgccgttagtaacgccgttatacttaaacggcgttagtcccaacactgccTATAAGGAATGTAAAATGAACTTGGGTGAAATGTCGAGTGCAAATTAATTTATAAGCACTCAAACTGTATGTTCATGGAAGgagaaatgttaaataaaaagttaaatacaaacacatttttgctcatttttaaaattttatttcagtAGGATGCATTTAACCCAGATGTGTGACAATTTCACAACAAATAGTAGTAACCAGTCAATGAACGAAAGTCTATGCTTGAGAGATGATGAAGCTGCCAGTGTGAAGTGCAGTGATATTTAAGCAttctttttcacacaaaaaagtcatgctGATCCTTGTTAGTAGTGCAGTACTTTAGATTAAGCTAtgcttttacagtaaaatatattttaacaaaaatgtagaaaaagtcatttataaagaaaaaacagtgctttaaaaaacatttgcaacaaACGCCCACAACTTTCACAGACTTAACTGTGTGACCATTTTGAAACAAGATGCATTCGTTCAATGTAAGAacagtgaaaacattttgtAGTATCATAAATGGCCAGCAGGCGGAACTAGCACCGTCGAGGAAGAATGACGTCACGTCTGAGCGCGCAGGGCAGCGTGAATGAGAGAAAAAGCAATGCCAACCCCCTGGCTTTGTTATATTGACTTGTATGtatacatttgaatattttcaataaagtatttggaaaaaaaaaaaaaagaatgagagAAAAAGGTTTTTGAGGAGAGTTTGCTTTCAGAGAAAACCATCTGTATGTTTGCATAAGCTGCTGTGTTTTTGAGAACCCGTGAATAAAACACTCATAATGTTCAGTAGTCTGCTGTTCAACTGAAGTGTGCAACATTATGAGCTTGAATCGCTACAGAGAGAACACAACATTCATCAAAGACAACAATAAAGTAGATTCTATTGTACATTCAAGATTGGACTGTTTATGGCTCAGTTTTTAATCAGTctaaggaaagaaaaacatatttgcaaATAAGTTTACTCAGTGATTTGCCTGTTGGGTTTTAACACCCAGCACGTATAACATTAAAACATTGTAACAAagtgcataaaaataaataaaagaaaagaataccTTGATGTCCTGAGACTCAAAAATGTGGGTTCTGATCCACAATTGGAAGTGACTTTTAAAACGTTGACTAAAATTGAAACCAGGTTGTTGAATCTATTCTGTCTCCAGAGTTTACAACCTTAGGTCCAACTCATTCTGGCCACTTGCTCATCTCTAAAGTTCTGAACCAACTCTAGAGTGCATCACCACAGGGACTTCCTCTTGCTACATTGCCCCCAATCTGAAAGGACTCCATGGGCTGTGTACCTGCACACCCCCTCCTCCATCTGCTTTTTTTGGATCTTCATCCTCCATCTATCTCACTGGGACCTCTGCGTGCCCAAGCATCACAGGGAGCTGACCTTTCCGTCTGGAACTTATGACCATCAGACATCCGAACATTTACTAACTATCTTTGAATCAATCAAATCTCAAAATTCATCtgtttaaaacagctttttctttgtCAGTTTCTTTCTTTGCGCCCTTTGTTATCTTAGTTTAcctgaaattttaaaataaagccattttaaaattaatcataAAGGGTCTTTGGGTTTTCTAAAaggtgcttttaaaataaaatgtattatttttgttgctccactGGACCTGCTGGACCTCTTGCTCCACAGTTTCCTTACTCTTGAACACTGGATGTTCCCAGCATCTTCAAACACAGACATGCTTCATAGTGCATGCTTTAGGACCAAGAGTGTAGATCAACATCAGGTCCTTCTTTTCAAGCGGTTTGAGCGGAGCATCCAgcagaatttcattttttggcgTCTTGTCCTTTTCTTTAAGAGTATTCTTCAAACAGTACTGTGGAGAAGATTAAAAGGACAGATtaaaatcaagagaaaaatcccaaaatgttactgtttaaaactgaaataattatGGTTTCAAGTAAAGAAAAGATGACAACTTTGTACAAAGTGTAAAAGTGGGCCTTTCCATTCATTACTTACATGGCTGATGATAAATATTAACAGTGCGACTATCAGTAGTGCTGCAGCAAAAATGACCAAGCTGGTATCCCTCACCACCTCTTCCAAAACTGAATCAGAAGGACAATCTGAAAATAAAGGAGACATCGATGTTACTCGTATTTGAACCTTCATggtaaacttcagttttttttatttttcccacaaaaataagaaatcctttaaaaaaaaaggcagtttccAGCATCAGATTTATATTGTTTTCCAACCAAAACTATGATTCTGCTTTACACGTTTTGTAAAGTAGTTTCTTTCGTTTGttgcaaaagttttaaaactatcaaatctaaaaaaacatgacctAAAAGCAAGTATTTACCTTTCACAGAGAGGAGAATCCTCCCTTCCTTGTTCTGCTCGCCTACAGGTGCAGCCAGTTGACATAAATATAGACCGCTGTCGCTGCACGTCAGGCTGGACAGGAGGATGCTGTAATCTTCGTCCAGCAGCTCCACCTCCCTGTCCATGCCCTCGTACAGCCTTGCTGGGCCATCAGGGAGCTCTTTTCTCAACAGGCCTCTGCGGGACAGAGATGGGCTTTCTTCAACCTGCAAAAGCAccaataatacatttacataaGATAACcagtgaaaaaaattgaatgacTTTGTCAGTCCTGattgttttttctattaattaaCACTGAATTTAAAATAGGaaagcatttagctgaaaatgtgttctATCAAACTTGATTTTTACAATTAGAATTATGAGATAAATATAGTTGTGAAGTCCTCAGATAATCAGTCAAACCTTTAAGCAATTACAGTTTATTTCAGctaataaatgtatgtatttacaAAAAGTTTACTACAAGCATACTAAAAGTGGGGACTTTTTATGTACTATATTGTagacttaaaatgttccaatttagtctaaGTTATTGTACTTCTTACACTGCACATACATGATCTATATTGCTACACTTATACTCAAATATACTTGATAAAATGAACTTCAAGTGTAATACTTTTTGCAAAGGGAAATGTAAAAGCAGTGAGGTACACGTGACTTCCGGTCTGCTTCAGCCACAACTACCAGTATTAANNNNNNNNNNNNNNNNNNNNNNNNNNNNNNNNNNNNNNNNNNNNNNNNNNNNNNNNNNNNNNNNNTTTACCCTGaccgaatgtctgtcgaatatccaacgtaaaactaacttcaccgcaGTATTAAATGTAGATGTCcttaagaatatttttacatttaccttGTACCAGCTCACTGCTAGGTACGGGACCCCTTGCTTAAACTCGGCGATGCACTGCAGGGTGATGTTCCATCCGGAGAGCGCAGTGACTTCCGGGATGTCCGCGACGAGGGTCCGACCCATCACCACGCATGCGCCTGAAAACAAGAATCAGTTAGGATCCATCCATTGCAGAATATAGGGGGGTTCGACAATAATTTAGTGCGGAAAAACTGTTAAACTatatcaaaataataatgataaaaacattttaaatcgctTACTGAGTAACAGCAGTGAAGCCAGAAGTAGAGGATGTGAAGCTGTCATCTTGACGTGGA
This is a stretch of genomic DNA from Oryzias melastigma strain HK-1 unplaced genomic scaffold, ASM292280v2 sc00668, whole genome shotgun sequence. It encodes these proteins:
- the LOC112140566 gene encoding CD83 antigen; protein product: MTASHPLLLASLLLLSACVVMGRTLVADIPEVTALSGWNITLQCIAEFKQGVPYLAVSWYKVEESPSLSRRGLLRKELPDGPARLYEGMDREVELLDEDYSILLSSLTCSDSGLYLCQLAAPVGEQNKEGRILLSVKDCPSDSVLEEVVRDTSLVIFAAALLIVALLIFIISHYCLKNTLKEKDKTPKNEILLDAPLKPLEKKDLMLIYTLGPKACTMKHVCV